Proteins found in one Paenibacillus dendritiformis genomic segment:
- a CDS encoding divergent polysaccharide deacetylase family protein, with amino-acid sequence MLMLALIACLLPGTAAAGPEKTAVIVIDDFGNNGRGTQEIIELPFKVTVAVMPFLKYTKRDAERAHAAGHEVIVHMPMEALAGKKTWLGPGAITVDLSEDEIRKRVHAAIDDVPHAVGMNNHMGSKVTVEPRVMRVILEVCKERGIYFLDSHTNFRSVVAKVAEEVNIPSMENHIFLDDIHKPSAIRKQFMKMKEHLNDHNICVAIGHVGSAGHITAAIVKKQMLQMSQEQIAFKKVSEVLPPPIPVIPHS; translated from the coding sequence ATGTTAATGCTGGCTCTCATCGCCTGCTTGCTGCCTGGAACGGCGGCGGCTGGGCCGGAGAAAACGGCCGTCATCGTAATCGATGATTTCGGCAATAACGGACGCGGAACGCAAGAGATTATCGAGCTGCCCTTCAAGGTTACCGTGGCGGTGATGCCTTTTTTGAAGTATACGAAGAGAGACGCGGAGCGGGCGCATGCGGCCGGTCACGAAGTCATCGTGCACATGCCGATGGAGGCGCTGGCCGGCAAAAAAACGTGGCTCGGTCCAGGAGCGATTACGGTGGATTTGAGCGAAGACGAGATTCGCAAGCGGGTACATGCCGCGATAGACGATGTCCCCCATGCGGTCGGGATGAACAATCATATGGGTTCCAAGGTGACTGTTGAGCCGAGAGTGATGCGGGTGATATTGGAAGTCTGCAAGGAACGGGGCATTTATTTCCTGGATAGCCATACGAACTTTCGGAGCGTCGTGGCCAAAGTGGCGGAAGAAGTAAATATCCCCTCGATGGAGAACCATATCTTCCTCGACGATATTCACAAGCCGTCGGCGATTAGAAAACAGTTCATGAAGATGAAGGAGCATCTCAATGACCATAATATATGTGTCGCCATCGGGCATGTCGGAAGCGCGGGGCATATAACGGCAGCTATCGTGAAGAAGCAGATGCTTCAGATGAGCCAGGAACAGATTGCATTCAAAAAAGTATCGGAGGTGCTCCCGCCGCCCATTCCCGTCATCCCGCATTCATAG
- a CDS encoding oligosaccharide flippase family protein, producing the protein MGGQDWIGRVMEMKLPAMNPAALRAGAILVGKVIGLAGRATLTRILGAEGLGLYQIAYSCYGIFLMIITGGLPTALALFTAKHPARGWGVFRKLSVIVALVGAAASLLMYMQSENIAILLGNTKVEAAIRCLAPSLLAVSLLQLLRGYMQGRERYGAISFSEIAEQAVRVGTMIILVLLFASEGTSIALGAGLAGTTIGALSAFLLLTVCLAIRRSLPADSIESHPPVRREVRSIIHASMAIGFTRLLVPASDFIDSLLIPRRLQTAGYTLSEATSIYGVIMGMAVIVAYMPTIVTAAISYTMTMKLASYYQQGELRSYQFMVRNMLQLCWTWGLLSGMFLLLFADLLAHWLFHTPEAAAPIRYFAVLPLIVGIRELTTSILWTQEKKNVPFIGLLNGIVFSTALLFFLLAIPGFGYEAASIGILALEGVAVFCNLYGLQRMRANLFAWRWIGWEAFFCILSLFLFLFVFPSGLESASFWPAAGLMLIYWLGAGSVLLVRAKSFMH; encoded by the coding sequence ATGGGAGGACAAGATTGGATTGGTCGGGTGATGGAAATGAAGCTGCCAGCCATGAATCCGGCTGCCCTGCGGGCAGGAGCTATTCTCGTGGGGAAAGTCATTGGCTTAGCGGGGAGAGCGACGCTGACCCGCATTCTCGGCGCTGAGGGCCTCGGATTATACCAGATCGCCTATTCATGCTATGGTATTTTTCTCATGATCATAACCGGAGGGCTGCCGACGGCATTGGCGTTATTTACCGCCAAGCACCCAGCCAGAGGCTGGGGCGTTTTTCGCAAGCTGTCTGTGATCGTCGCCTTGGTCGGTGCTGCGGCCAGTCTCCTGATGTATATGCAGTCCGAGAATATTGCCATCCTTCTCGGGAATACGAAGGTGGAAGCCGCTATCCGCTGCCTGGCTCCTTCCTTGCTGGCCGTTTCACTTTTGCAGCTGCTGCGGGGGTATATGCAGGGGAGAGAGCGTTACGGAGCTATCTCCTTCTCGGAGATAGCGGAGCAGGCCGTTCGCGTCGGGACAATGATTATTCTTGTCCTTCTGTTCGCATCCGAAGGGACGTCCATCGCCCTGGGGGCCGGGTTGGCGGGAACGACGATTGGCGCGCTGTCCGCCTTCCTTCTGCTTACGGTCTGTCTCGCGATAAGGCGCTCACTTCCCGCCGATTCCATCGAATCCCATCCGCCGGTCCGGAGGGAAGTCCGATCGATTATCCATGCTTCCATGGCGATTGGCTTCACGAGGCTGCTGGTGCCGGCCTCGGACTTCATCGATTCGCTGCTCATACCTCGCCGGCTTCAGACGGCAGGATACACCCTCTCGGAAGCAACGTCCATCTACGGCGTCATTATGGGGATGGCGGTCATCGTTGCTTATATGCCGACGATCGTGACGGCCGCTATCTCTTACACGATGACGATGAAGCTGGCCTCGTATTACCAGCAAGGCGAGTTAAGGTCTTATCAATTCATGGTCCGGAACATGCTTCAGCTCTGCTGGACATGGGGCTTGTTAAGCGGAATGTTCTTGTTGTTGTTCGCGGATCTATTGGCGCATTGGTTGTTCCATACCCCCGAGGCGGCGGCTCCGATTCGATACTTCGCGGTTCTCCCGCTTATCGTCGGCATTCGCGAGCTGACGACAAGTATTTTATGGACCCAAGAGAAGAAAAATGTTCCCTTCATCGGCCTGCTGAACGGAATCGTCTTCTCGACGGCCTTGCTGTTCTTCCTGCTGGCCATACCCGGATTCGGATATGAGGCGGCGTCGATTGGCATTCTGGCGTTGGAAGGGGTTGCGGTGTTCTGTAATCTATACGGTCTCCAGCGAATGCGGGCCAATCTGTTCGCCTGGAGATGGATCGGGTGGGAAGCATTTTTTTGCATCCTAAGCCTATTCTTGTTCTTATTCGTCTTTCCGTCCGGCCTCGAGTCGGCATCGTTCTGGCCAGCAGCTGGTCTTATGCTGATCTATTGGCTCGGAGCAGGGAGCGTCCTCCTCGTGCGGGCGAAGTCCTTCATGCATTGA
- a CDS encoding sensor histidine kinase: protein MKNFFSRPKKLASFLPDTLMFRTTLLYVLTLLGVIVWIGLFIMGTVSHTVIQDTRRELTAVELKLIDTLETPADKQYQDILDEMLYPDHANYYVQVIDGSGRVLAQSRGWYEAYDTNQQEVKLNWVVDTLKWNGKSGLFFRDQLVWNPLGGGEGTIHIRVQLNNVERLLQIMAQVLFITGLISSTVGSLLLYHVTQRNLSPLFAITNAVRRIQDHPDLKHRIPVPDTPRELNDLARTLNHMLVQLGEQVEREKNFVSDASHELRTPITAFRGYVKLLKRWGTSNPDVLNRSIEALDQESQRMQRLITQLLTLARTGSVTPSRERIELSDTIHQAIRQLWTEDRGITLHVNLDKDAFVLGDEDQLRQVAIILIENAIRYTNQGGWIRVEVTRNKERVCFSVADSGIGIPSDEIGNVFDRFYRVDKARSRATGGTGLGLSIAKQLVNNHQGSITVESRLGEGSTFTVCLPPAPQQRP from the coding sequence ATGAAAAATTTCTTTTCCCGCCCAAAAAAACTGGCCTCTTTTCTGCCGGACACCTTAATGTTCCGCACAACCTTGTTATACGTGCTGACCTTGCTTGGGGTCATCGTCTGGATTGGGCTCTTCATTATGGGCACCGTCAGCCATACCGTCATTCAGGATACGCGCCGGGAGCTGACCGCGGTCGAGCTCAAATTAATCGATACGCTCGAAACGCCCGCCGATAAGCAGTATCAGGATATTCTGGATGAGATGCTCTATCCCGATCATGCGAATTATTACGTCCAGGTTATCGATGGGTCCGGCCGTGTCCTTGCCCAATCCCGAGGCTGGTACGAGGCGTATGATACGAATCAGCAGGAAGTGAAGCTGAACTGGGTGGTCGATACGTTGAAGTGGAACGGGAAGAGCGGGCTGTTCTTCCGGGATCAGCTTGTCTGGAATCCGTTGGGCGGCGGAGAGGGGACGATTCATATCCGCGTTCAATTGAACAATGTCGAGCGCCTCCTCCAGATTATGGCCCAAGTGCTGTTCATCACCGGGCTGATTAGCTCCACCGTCGGATCGTTATTGCTCTACCATGTGACGCAGAGAAATCTGTCTCCGCTGTTCGCCATCACGAATGCCGTACGGCGCATTCAGGATCATCCGGATCTCAAGCATCGAATCCCGGTGCCGGATACGCCGCGGGAGCTGAACGATCTGGCCCGCACGCTCAATCATATGCTCGTGCAGCTGGGAGAGCAGGTCGAACGGGAGAAAAATTTCGTCTCGGATGCTTCCCACGAGCTCCGTACCCCTATAACCGCCTTTCGGGGTTACGTCAAGCTGCTGAAGCGCTGGGGGACGAGCAATCCGGATGTCCTGAACCGCTCGATCGAGGCGTTGGATCAGGAGAGTCAGCGCATGCAGCGCCTCATCACGCAGCTGCTTACGCTGGCCCGGACGGGCAGCGTCACGCCGAGCCGGGAACGGATCGAGCTCTCTGACACGATCCATCAGGCCATTCGTCAGTTGTGGACCGAGGATCGCGGCATTACCCTCCACGTCAATCTGGACAAGGACGCCTTCGTGCTCGGCGATGAGGACCAGCTCCGTCAGGTCGCTATCATCCTGATCGAGAATGCGATCCGCTACACGAACCAGGGAGGCTGGATTCGGGTGGAGGTGACGCGGAATAAGGAGCGCGTATGCTTCTCCGTCGCCGATTCCGGAATCGGGATTCCTTCCGATGAGATCGGCAACGTATTCGATCGGTTCTACCGGGTGGACAAAGCGCGCTCCCGGGCAACCGGCGGTACCGGGCTCGGCTTGTCGATCGCGAAGCAGCTGGTGAACAATCATCAAGGCAGCATTACGGTGGAGAGCCGCCTCGGCGAAGGAAGCACCTTCACGGTATGCCTGCCTCCCGCTCCGCAGCAGCGTCCCTAG
- a CDS encoding C40 family peptidase → MSAGVMMPLQPVSAASATTSSAKAQSIIATGKKYMGMPYKFGAKSGITSAFDCSSFVQYVYKKHGIKLPRTSKQQSKVGTKVSKSQMKPGDLVFFYSPVHHVAIYIGDGKILHTYGKPGVTISSLDGKWGKRITGIRRVL, encoded by the coding sequence ATGTCAGCGGGCGTCATGATGCCGCTGCAGCCGGTGAGTGCGGCCTCTGCAACGACGAGCAGCGCCAAAGCGCAAAGCATTATTGCCACCGGAAAAAAATACATGGGCATGCCGTATAAGTTCGGAGCGAAATCCGGCATAACGAGCGCATTTGACTGCTCTTCATTCGTTCAATATGTATACAAGAAGCATGGCATCAAGCTGCCGCGCACTTCGAAGCAGCAATCGAAGGTCGGCACGAAGGTAAGCAAGAGCCAGATGAAGCCGGGAGATCTGGTGTTCTTCTACTCTCCGGTTCACCATGTCGCCATTTACATAGGTGACGGGAAAATACTGCATACTTACGGCAAACCGGGCGTCACGATCTCCAGCCTCGATGGCAAATGGGGCAAGCGCATCACAGGGATTCGCCGCGTCCTGTAA
- a CDS encoding response regulator transcription factor, translated as MTTASILLVEDEHNVSEFLKLELQHEGYDVTVAEDGEQALDYFKEQEWNLILLDWMIPRLNGLEVCRRIRKTSDVPIILLTARDYIGDKIAGLDTGADDYITKPFEIEELLARIRTVLRRHNPSWHSSSPEVYQVDSLTIDVKKRLVTREGDQIDLTQREFDLLLYMTEHQGEVVSREQLLSNVWGYDFAGETNVVDVYIRYLRNKLDRTYKPKLIHTVRGVGYVLRSS; from the coding sequence ATGACGACGGCTTCGATTCTGCTCGTGGAAGATGAACATAATGTATCCGAGTTCCTGAAGTTGGAGCTTCAGCATGAAGGCTACGATGTGACGGTTGCGGAGGACGGCGAGCAGGCGCTCGACTATTTCAAGGAGCAGGAGTGGAATCTGATCCTCCTGGATTGGATGATTCCGCGCCTGAACGGCTTGGAAGTGTGCCGGCGCATCCGCAAGACGAGCGACGTGCCCATCATCTTGCTTACCGCCCGGGATTATATCGGCGACAAAATCGCCGGCCTCGACACCGGGGCCGATGATTACATTACGAAGCCGTTCGAGATCGAGGAGCTGCTGGCGCGAATCCGGACCGTATTGCGCCGGCACAATCCGTCATGGCATTCCTCGTCGCCGGAAGTATATCAAGTTGACAGCTTGACGATCGATGTGAAAAAAAGACTGGTGACGCGCGAGGGCGATCAGATCGATTTGACGCAGCGGGAATTTGACCTGCTTCTCTACATGACCGAGCATCAAGGCGAGGTCGTCAGCCGGGAGCAGCTCCTGTCCAACGTCTGGGGCTATGATTTCGCCGGCGAGACGAACGTGGTCGACGTCTATATCCGCTACCTTCGCAACAAGCTGGATCGAACGTATAAGCCGAAGCTTATTCATACCGTGCGCGGTGTCGGCTATGTGCTGCGCTCGTCTTAG
- a CDS encoding ABC transporter ATP-binding protein produces MRNVITVQQVSKRYGKKVILSDVDMTVAEGEIYGLIGPSGAGKTTLVKLIVGMDSASQGEIEVEGERIPNLGMLQRIGYMAQSDALYPELTGEENLDFFASLFGLSKKKRSERIAYAADLVQLTPHLSKKVMAYSGGMKRRLSLAIALVHDPQVLVLDEPTVGIDPELRLTIWNELYRLKQEGKSILVTTHVMDEAEKCDRLAMMREGRMLTHGSPADLKSRFGIHSLEDIFIKAGGMDA; encoded by the coding sequence TTGAGAAACGTAATTACCGTCCAACAAGTAAGCAAGCGATATGGCAAGAAGGTCATTCTGTCAGACGTGGACATGACCGTGGCCGAAGGCGAGATCTATGGATTGATCGGACCGTCGGGGGCAGGCAAGACCACCCTGGTGAAGCTGATCGTCGGCATGGATTCGGCCTCGCAAGGGGAGATCGAGGTGGAGGGCGAGAGGATACCGAATCTCGGGATGCTGCAGCGCATCGGATATATGGCCCAATCGGATGCGCTTTACCCGGAGCTGACAGGAGAAGAGAATCTAGATTTTTTCGCCTCCCTGTTCGGACTATCCAAAAAGAAACGGTCCGAACGGATTGCTTATGCGGCTGATCTGGTTCAGCTTACTCCCCATCTGTCCAAAAAAGTGATGGCGTATTCCGGCGGCATGAAGCGCCGGCTGTCGCTCGCGATTGCGCTCGTTCACGATCCGCAGGTGCTCGTGCTCGATGAACCGACGGTCGGTATCGATCCGGAGCTGCGATTAACTATCTGGAATGAGCTGTATCGGCTGAAGCAGGAAGGCAAGTCGATACTGGTGACGACACATGTCATGGACGAGGCGGAAAAATGCGACCGGCTGGCGATGATGAGGGAAGGCCGCATGCTGACCCATGGCTCGCCCGCCGATTTGAAGAGCCGCTTCGGCATTCACAGCTTGGAGGACATATTTATTAAGGCAGGGGGAATGGATGCATGA
- a CDS encoding AI-2E family transporter produces the protein MDQPQSRMSKFKLLFLNNRFVLFLLILLLIGLNIFLLTKISFVFRPLLVLIKTVLLPVILAGVLYYLLNPIVDYLEEKGVKRFFTVLLLYLMIVGLLTIIVLAVIPVIRHQVMELVSNFPAFAAHIETLLTDLIGSDYIQRFQQTVDFDTAKLFNTITERATSLLNNTWSSIGGFVGAVTETVLALVTVPFILFYLLKDGKKLPAYILGFVPTALRKQTGQVMTEMNHQISSYIRGQIIISCCIGMLLYIGYLIIGLDYSLILAIIAACTSIVPYLGPAIAITPALIVALVTSPIMLLKMVVVWTVVQLIEGKFISPQIMGKTLRVHPITIIFVILTAGNLFGVVGIILAVPGYAVLKVVATHLFRWFQARSHLYDGPPAGPDPTVKG, from the coding sequence ATGGATCAACCTCAATCGAGGATGAGTAAGTTCAAACTTCTTTTTTTAAACAACCGCTTCGTTCTGTTTTTGCTGATTCTGCTGCTGATCGGCCTCAACATCTTCCTGCTGACGAAGATCTCGTTCGTCTTCCGGCCGCTGCTTGTCCTGATCAAGACCGTCCTGCTGCCAGTCATTCTGGCGGGCGTGTTATATTATTTGCTGAACCCGATCGTAGATTATTTGGAGGAAAAAGGAGTGAAGCGGTTCTTTACGGTCCTGTTGCTCTACCTCATGATAGTGGGACTTCTTACGATAATCGTCTTGGCCGTGATTCCGGTCATTCGCCATCAGGTGATGGAGCTGGTCTCGAACTTCCCAGCCTTCGCGGCCCATATCGAGACGCTGCTGACGGACCTGATTGGCAGTGATTATATTCAGCGCTTCCAGCAGACGGTCGATTTCGATACGGCGAAGCTGTTCAATACGATAACGGAGCGCGCCACCAGTCTGTTGAATAATACATGGTCAAGCATCGGCGGATTTGTCGGGGCGGTGACGGAGACCGTTCTCGCCTTGGTAACCGTGCCGTTCATCTTGTTCTACCTGCTGAAGGACGGGAAGAAGCTCCCTGCTTATATCTTGGGGTTCGTGCCGACGGCGCTGCGCAAGCAGACCGGTCAGGTGATGACGGAGATGAATCATCAGATCAGCTCCTATATCCGGGGCCAGATTATTATCAGCTGCTGTATCGGCATGCTTCTCTATATCGGCTATCTCATTATCGGTCTCGATTATTCGCTCATTCTGGCCATTATCGCGGCCTGCACGAGCATTGTTCCTTATCTGGGACCAGCGATCGCGATTACGCCGGCCCTCATCGTGGCGCTTGTCACTTCGCCGATAATGCTGTTGAAGATGGTTGTGGTCTGGACGGTCGTCCAGTTGATCGAAGGGAAGTTTATTTCCCCGCAAATTATGGGCAAGACGCTGCGGGTTCATCCGATCACGATCATCTTTGTCATCCTGACGGCCGGCAATCTGTTCGGCGTGGTAGGCATTATCCTGGCCGTGCCCGGATATGCGGTGCTGAAGGTCGTGGCCACGCATCTGTTCCGCTGGTTCCAAGCCCGATCCCATCTGTACGACGGGCCGCCCGCGGGACCGGATCCCACCGTTAAGGGGTAG
- a CDS encoding TetR/AcrR family transcriptional regulator: protein MTEPWIEELLHADANAKMTEKQERIVKAAIEVFAQKGFAASSTSEIAQRAGVAEGTIFRHYKTKKDLLLSIVAPSIVKLIAPFVLREFKDVLDTEYESYDQFLRAVIENRIDFLHHNMSLVRIVLQELPFHPDLQTQLQEIVVSQVKERFEKIIRGFQAEGKLIELPTGTVIRLTASVIIGYVFSRSFLIGKEQAEWNDEQEREATISFLMKALAP, encoded by the coding sequence ATGACCGAGCCATGGATTGAAGAACTGCTGCACGCCGATGCCAATGCGAAGATGACCGAGAAGCAGGAGCGGATCGTGAAGGCAGCCATTGAGGTTTTTGCGCAAAAGGGCTTTGCGGCCTCCTCGACCAGCGAGATTGCGCAGCGCGCCGGCGTGGCGGAAGGCACCATCTTCCGTCATTACAAGACGAAGAAGGATTTGCTCCTCTCCATCGTGGCGCCCTCCATCGTGAAGCTGATTGCCCCGTTCGTGCTGCGCGAGTTCAAGGACGTGCTGGACACGGAATATGAGAGCTACGATCAATTTTTGCGGGCCGTTATCGAGAACCGCATCGATTTTTTGCATCACAATATGAGCCTGGTCCGCATTGTGCTGCAGGAGCTTCCCTTCCATCCCGATCTGCAGACCCAACTGCAGGAGATTGTTGTCTCTCAAGTGAAGGAACGGTTCGAGAAGATCATCCGCGGCTTCCAGGCCGAAGGGAAGCTTATCGAGCTGCCGACCGGCACCGTTATCCGGCTCACGGCCTCGGTCATTATCGGGTATGTGTTTTCACGCTCCTTCCTCATTGGGAAGGAGCAAGCAGAGTGGAACGACGAGCAGGAACGGGAAGCTACGATTTCCTTCCTGATGAAGGCGCTGGCTCCTTGA
- a CDS encoding amidase domain-containing protein has translation MVRKTLFIMLSLCCIWITAAAEAASSVDKDEEVTGYIQQLFKDRTNFLIHQQEQAIRHHYAPSSSSRHALRHEVERSAYIHAWAERRGLQFISADSDVRVIRARVRENKATVSVVESLRLDYIYTHSIVPTQSFGIGTRHALTLTKEDGKWKVLREWYLDPLEENPKLIPESDDMMLRPQLKQPSNNADRPSAQSDTKRKPKYNRQKAVDYANKYAGAAWGAGNKHRYNPKYRDYTGLGGDCTNFASQCIGDAEEGGGLKMRGGWHYILFNGGSRTWVQTDAFKNFLLHSGYGQLIAKGKFTDVVKPSEKHPAGAIAKLQPGDLIGYEMKGDVDHFSVVVGFDDYGYPLVNSHTADRYRVPFDLGWDRHTSYWLIHVRD, from the coding sequence ATGGTAAGGAAAACGTTGTTCATCATGCTGTCGCTATGCTGCATATGGATCACGGCGGCAGCGGAGGCTGCTTCTTCCGTTGACAAGGATGAAGAGGTGACCGGCTATATCCAGCAGCTTTTCAAGGACAGGACAAATTTTTTGATTCATCAGCAGGAACAGGCGATTCGCCATCATTATGCCCCTTCCAGCAGCAGCCGGCACGCGCTCCGTCATGAAGTCGAGCGCTCCGCTTATATTCATGCATGGGCGGAACGAAGAGGTCTGCAATTCATTAGCGCCGATAGCGATGTCCGGGTCATTCGGGCGAGGGTTAGGGAAAATAAAGCGACTGTCTCCGTCGTCGAATCTCTGCGGCTGGATTATATCTATACGCACAGCATCGTTCCGACCCAGTCGTTCGGAATCGGCACACGCCATGCGCTCACCCTGACGAAGGAGGACGGCAAGTGGAAGGTGCTGCGGGAATGGTATCTTGACCCGCTGGAGGAGAACCCGAAGCTGATTCCCGAATCCGACGATATGATGCTGCGGCCGCAGCTGAAGCAGCCCTCCAACAATGCCGACCGGCCCTCCGCACAATCAGACACGAAGCGGAAGCCGAAATATAACCGGCAGAAGGCCGTCGACTACGCCAATAAATATGCCGGCGCGGCCTGGGGAGCCGGGAATAAGCACCGATATAATCCGAAGTACCGGGATTATACCGGCCTGGGCGGCGACTGCACCAACTTCGCTTCCCAATGCATCGGCGATGCGGAGGAAGGCGGAGGCTTGAAAATGAGAGGCGGCTGGCATTATATTCTGTTCAACGGGGGATCCCGGACATGGGTTCAAACCGATGCCTTTAAAAATTTTCTGCTGCACAGCGGATATGGCCAGTTGATTGCCAAAGGCAAGTTCACTGATGTCGTCAAGCCGTCCGAGAAGCATCCGGCAGGGGCGATTGCGAAGCTGCAGCCTGGGGATCTGATTGGTTACGAGATGAAGGGCGATGTGGATCATTTCTCCGTCGTCGTCGGATTCGATGATTATGGCTATCCGTTGGTCAACTCGCATACTGCCGATCGGTACCGTGTGCCCTTCGATCTGGGCTGGGATCGGCATACGAGCTACTGGCTGATCCATGTCCGCGATTAA
- a CDS encoding ABC transporter permease: MRTAALVRRIGQQMMRDKRTLALMMVAPLLILTLVHFLFTGDSAANPKLAVIGSDEATVEALRDKEIEPMVYPVGTEARKLMAEEDLDGVLQWEGEEEGALTLRNEDPASAKALQMKVMQTLAAQAAKQQAKRLAHLLQGKVELPAGGPLGAAEPKLAIDYMYGNADTSFFDVLSPILVGFFVFFFVFLISGIALLRERTTGTLDRLMSTPVRRSEIVFGYLLGYGLFAVIQTLIVVFYSVKVLGIVMAGSLGSVIIINLLLALVALSLGILLSAFANSEFQMVQFIPLVVVPQVFFAGIFPVDGMADWLQAVARIMPMYYGGDALQAVMYKGMGLSDIYADLVVLAGFALVFIVLNIAVLRKYRKI; the protein is encoded by the coding sequence ATGAGAACGGCAGCCCTGGTCAGACGGATTGGCCAGCAGATGATGCGCGACAAACGGACCTTGGCGCTCATGATGGTGGCGCCCCTGCTTATTTTGACGCTCGTTCACTTCCTGTTCACGGGCGATTCCGCCGCGAATCCGAAGCTTGCCGTGATCGGCTCGGATGAAGCGACGGTGGAGGCGCTGCGGGACAAGGAGATCGAACCGATGGTCTATCCTGTCGGAACCGAAGCGAGGAAGCTGATGGCCGAGGAGGATCTCGACGGCGTGCTGCAATGGGAAGGGGAGGAGGAGGGCGCCCTTACGCTGCGGAATGAGGATCCGGCGTCCGCCAAAGCGCTGCAGATGAAGGTGATGCAGACGCTTGCGGCACAGGCGGCGAAGCAGCAGGCCAAGCGGCTGGCCCATCTGCTGCAAGGAAAGGTCGAGCTTCCGGCAGGCGGCCCTCTCGGTGCGGCGGAGCCGAAGCTTGCAATCGATTATATGTACGGGAATGCCGACACGTCGTTCTTTGATGTGTTAAGTCCGATTCTTGTCGGTTTCTTCGTCTTCTTCTTCGTCTTCCTTATCTCGGGGATCGCCCTGCTGCGGGAACGGACGACCGGCACACTGGATCGGCTGATGTCGACGCCAGTTCGCCGCAGCGAGATTGTATTCGGGTATTTGCTCGGCTATGGGCTGTTCGCCGTGATTCAGACGCTTATCGTCGTCTTTTATTCGGTCAAGGTGCTTGGAATTGTCATGGCGGGCAGTCTCGGGAGCGTCATTATCATTAATTTGCTGCTTGCGCTGGTCGCGTTATCATTGGGGATATTGCTGTCGGCCTTCGCCAACTCGGAGTTCCAGATGGTGCAGTTCATTCCGCTTGTTGTCGTTCCTCAAGTTTTCTTCGCCGGCATCTTTCCGGTGGACGGCATGGCGGATTGGCTGCAGGCGGTTGCGCGGATCATGCCGATGTATTATGGAGGGGATGCGCTGCAAGCTGTCATGTATAAAGGGATGGGACTGTCTGATATATACGCTGATCTCGTCGTGCTGGCCGGCTTCGCCCTCGTCTTCATCGTGCTGAACATTGCCGTGCTGCGGAAGTACCGCAAAATATAA